A portion of the Rubritalea squalenifaciens DSM 18772 genome contains these proteins:
- a CDS encoding sigma-70 family RNA polymerase sigma factor, with protein MSPLNPKHPEREIIDSRTLVQEFESLRPKLRGYILSILPHPSAIDDIMQETMILLWEKRADYTQGTNFKAWAFKVAYFKTLSYRRDLQRNKVVTLSEDLLHRIAGAAEEQTEEYDGRFLALQDCLDSLAPKDQQLLKATYVDKQSLTDQARQLDVPPNRLQKAVSRTRMALRSCIQRKLSQTP; from the coding sequence ATGAGCCCTCTGAACCCAAAACACCCTGAAAGAGAAATCATCGACTCCCGGACACTGGTCCAAGAGTTCGAGTCTCTACGCCCAAAGCTCAGGGGCTACATCCTATCCATCTTACCCCACCCCAGCGCCATCGATGACATCATGCAGGAAACCATGATTCTTCTCTGGGAAAAACGTGCGGATTACACTCAAGGCACAAATTTCAAAGCCTGGGCCTTCAAAGTCGCCTATTTCAAAACTCTCAGCTACCGCAGGGATCTCCAGCGCAACAAGGTAGTCACTCTCTCAGAAGATTTGCTTCACCGGATTGCCGGTGCCGCTGAGGAGCAGACTGAGGAGTATGACGGTCGATTCCTGGCACTCCAAGATTGCCTGGATTCCCTAGCCCCCAAGGACCAACAACTTCTCAAGGCCACCTACGTGGACAAGCAATCACTGACAGATCAGGCCCGGCAGCTGGATGTCCCGCCCAACCGCCTGCAAAAAGCTGTCTCCAGGACACGCATGGCCCTTCGTAGCTGTATCCAACGCAAACTTTCTCAAACACCATGA
- a CDS encoding metallophosphoesterase — translation MKRLCFIYLTSVLTAWAHNAPSPLMHWDCQKKFLKDGELVAQKGFNLKINSPLPEQKVAGIPSLGNPGKEAWIASQKVSKLQMPELALTVSSWISVDKAIPTGGIVGYFQDNGNSESGWVLGYDKEHFSIGLASAGNQRMTYLQGKTKYQTGKLYHVAATYDGSELRLYVNGKLDASSKDQTGAIRYPDQARLALAGYVDSNENFPHTGTIREVYIYDLCATDEGIAHEFDHGKSMTKESLKPTLAFEHEAPPFLQMATQNSIGVNWATTLPSTGTLFWGETAECKNTIPVTELDKFHHMTITGLQPDTQYFYRTESISQSGNVLKTNVSTFETAPEADSPIAFAIISDTQGNPKVAHKMATYAWAQRPDFLVIPGDLTSTGTDHTHWTEHFFPSMDVLIKRVPMYPVLGNHERNAHWYYDYMNLPDPEYYYTFHYGPAQFFMIDSNKKCTPGSEQYEWLEKELKKSQAKWKMIVHHHPVYSSDANDYGDLWKTNKSSRGDMNVRAMSKLYDQYGVDVVFNGHIHSYERTWQVKEGKVVQRGGIQYFVTGGGGGPLEEAGPSRPKFQNTVKKGHHYAMVRINGDVFEFQAYDEQGKLFDSLRYTRQQK, via the coding sequence ATGAAACGACTCTGCTTCATCTATCTCACCAGCGTACTCACCGCTTGGGCTCACAATGCCCCCTCGCCTTTGATGCACTGGGACTGCCAGAAGAAGTTCCTCAAGGACGGGGAACTGGTAGCCCAGAAAGGCTTCAATCTGAAAATCAATTCCCCGCTTCCTGAGCAGAAGGTCGCCGGCATTCCCTCACTTGGCAATCCTGGTAAAGAAGCCTGGATCGCCAGCCAGAAAGTCTCCAAGCTACAGATGCCAGAGCTGGCGCTCACCGTCTCCTCCTGGATCTCCGTGGACAAAGCGATCCCTACTGGCGGTATCGTTGGTTATTTCCAAGACAACGGGAACAGTGAGTCCGGCTGGGTGCTTGGCTATGACAAGGAACATTTCTCCATCGGTCTCGCATCCGCCGGCAATCAGCGCATGACCTACCTGCAGGGGAAAACCAAATACCAGACAGGCAAACTCTACCACGTCGCAGCCACCTATGACGGTAGCGAACTACGCCTTTACGTGAACGGCAAACTGGATGCATCCAGCAAGGATCAGACCGGGGCCATCCGCTACCCTGACCAAGCCCGTCTGGCCCTAGCCGGCTACGTGGATAGCAATGAGAACTTCCCTCACACTGGCACAATCAGAGAAGTCTACATCTACGACCTCTGCGCCACGGATGAAGGCATTGCCCACGAGTTCGATCACGGCAAGAGCATGACAAAGGAAAGCCTCAAACCAACTCTAGCCTTCGAGCACGAAGCTCCTCCCTTCCTGCAAATGGCCACCCAGAACTCCATCGGGGTCAACTGGGCGACCACCCTACCCTCCACCGGCACTCTGTTCTGGGGAGAAACGGCGGAATGCAAAAACACCATCCCGGTGACTGAGTTGGATAAATTCCACCACATGACCATCACCGGCCTACAGCCAGATACCCAGTACTTCTACCGGACAGAATCCATCAGCCAGTCAGGCAATGTCCTCAAGACTAATGTCAGCACCTTCGAAACCGCGCCGGAAGCTGACTCTCCGATCGCCTTTGCCATCATCTCAGATACCCAGGGAAATCCCAAAGTAGCCCATAAAATGGCGACATACGCCTGGGCCCAGCGCCCGGACTTCTTGGTGATTCCGGGAGACTTGACCAGCACAGGTACCGACCACACACACTGGACCGAGCACTTTTTCCCCTCCATGGATGTCTTGATCAAGCGTGTTCCCATGTACCCCGTGCTCGGCAACCACGAGCGTAATGCTCACTGGTACTACGACTACATGAATCTGCCGGATCCTGAGTACTACTACACCTTCCACTACGGCCCCGCCCAGTTCTTCATGATTGATTCCAACAAGAAATGCACCCCTGGCTCCGAGCAGTACGAATGGCTGGAAAAAGAGCTCAAAAAATCTCAGGCCAAGTGGAAAATGATCGTCCACCATCATCCCGTCTACAGCTCGGATGCCAATGACTACGGAGATCTCTGGAAGACCAATAAATCCAGCCGCGGCGACATGAACGTCAGGGCCATGAGCAAACTCTACGACCAATACGGAGTCGACGTTGTCTTTAACGGCCACATCCACAGCTACGAGCGCACCTGGCAGGTCAAGGAAGGCAAAGTCGTCCAGAGAGGCGGCATCCAGTACTTCGTCACCGGTGGTGGCGGCGGTCCACTGGAAGAGGCTGGCCCTAGCCGCCCGAAGTTCCAGAACACCGTCAAAAAAGGGCACCATTACGCCATGGTGCGCATCAATGGCGATGTCTTCGAGTTCCAGGCCTACGATGAACAAGGCAAGCTCTTCGATTCACTGCGCTACACACGTCAGCAGAAATAG
- a CDS encoding FecR domain-containing protein, producing MSAPSPELRNLIDLLLIEEPLTREQMAHLEDLLEDDQNLAYYVETMQQEAMLPEGLSMTTAAPQAVKPSKHLRISAIAALAACLTFFIGLYIGLQQDGSPDISQTSAPAPTYQPEDLAKPAMARITGLVGVRWDNETSNNLLATQGEAEQLTIKSGLMEITYASGVKLTIEGPAKYAVTSATSGHLTQGKLVASVPKGAEGFQIDYAKGKIVDLGTEFALNLQPNKAPEIGVFDGEIEVHTKNNTKPVSLYENQAVRQEPGSEQEEFTAIPFNRDAYVRKLPSRDFAWEMHSPNAKEKVFDVSHLVWKAASYRAIFKWINGHDGVSVRNVELRLDGKLIASDNHLGHCGALRTARDSIFALDIDEDRFQNGKWTLHAWIEALPRKPGGATGPYFSSGILQFEEGLVSEALAEDFTGKWSYRHLGRNYIRHFKPDGTIMLYSNGVHLKGSFRDSTWSVSNGILRVNMPHDNAYEDHVLRDKETLIFVNQPYENAKKIP from the coding sequence ATGAGTGCACCTTCACCAGAATTAAGAAATCTCATCGATCTTCTACTCATAGAAGAGCCGCTTACCCGTGAGCAAATGGCTCATTTGGAAGACCTCCTGGAAGATGACCAGAACTTGGCCTACTACGTAGAGACCATGCAGCAGGAAGCCATGCTTCCCGAGGGCCTCAGCATGACCACTGCCGCACCTCAAGCAGTCAAGCCAAGCAAGCATCTCCGCATTTCCGCCATCGCCGCTCTGGCTGCCTGCCTGACTTTCTTCATCGGACTTTACATCGGTTTACAGCAAGACGGCTCTCCTGACATCAGTCAGACAAGCGCGCCAGCCCCCACATATCAGCCTGAGGATCTAGCGAAGCCCGCCATGGCCCGCATTACCGGACTCGTGGGAGTGCGATGGGATAATGAGACCAGTAACAACCTGCTAGCCACACAGGGAGAAGCCGAGCAGCTGACCATCAAGTCAGGCCTGATGGAAATCACTTATGCCAGCGGCGTCAAACTCACCATCGAGGGCCCTGCCAAGTATGCCGTCACCTCCGCCACCTCAGGCCACCTCACCCAGGGCAAACTAGTAGCCTCCGTGCCCAAAGGCGCTGAGGGATTTCAGATCGACTACGCCAAGGGCAAAATCGTCGATTTAGGCACGGAGTTCGCCCTGAACCTCCAGCCCAATAAGGCTCCGGAGATCGGAGTCTTTGACGGTGAAATTGAAGTGCACACCAAAAATAACACCAAGCCAGTCTCACTCTACGAGAATCAGGCTGTCCGCCAAGAACCAGGTTCAGAGCAAGAGGAGTTCACTGCCATCCCCTTCAACCGGGACGCTTATGTGCGTAAACTCCCCTCAAGGGATTTCGCTTGGGAGATGCACTCCCCGAATGCTAAAGAAAAGGTATTTGATGTCTCCCACCTGGTTTGGAAAGCGGCCTCCTATCGAGCCATCTTCAAATGGATCAATGGCCATGATGGGGTTTCCGTGCGCAATGTAGAGCTACGCCTTGATGGCAAACTCATCGCCAGCGACAACCACTTGGGACATTGTGGCGCCCTCAGGACAGCCAGAGACAGCATCTTCGCTCTCGATATCGATGAAGATCGATTTCAGAACGGCAAATGGACCCTGCATGCCTGGATAGAAGCCCTACCACGCAAACCAGGTGGCGCTACAGGCCCATACTTCAGCAGTGGCATCCTCCAGTTTGAAGAAGGACTCGTCAGCGAAGCCCTTGCTGAAGACTTCACCGGCAAATGGTCTTACCGTCACCTAGGACGGAACTATATAAGGCATTTCAAGCCAGACGGCACCATCATGCTCTACTCAAACGGAGTACACCTGAAAGGGAGCTTCCGTGACAGTACTTGGTCTGTATCCAATGGCATTCTGCGCGTCAACATGCCTCACGACAATGCCTATGAGGATCATGTTCTGCGTGACAAAGAGACGCTTATTTTCGTGAACCAGCCCTACGAAAACGCCAAGAAAATTCCTTAA
- a CDS encoding PEP-CTERM sorting domain-containing protein (PEP-CTERM proteins occur, often in large numbers, in the proteomes of bacteria that also encode an exosortase, a predicted intramembrane cysteine proteinase. The presence of a PEP-CTERM domain at a protein's C-terminus predicts cleavage within the sorting domain, followed by covalent anchoring to some some component of the (usually Gram-negative) cell surface. Many PEP-CTERM proteins exhibit an unusual sequence composition that includes large numbers of potential glycosylation sites. Expression of one such protein has been shown restore the ability of a bacterium to form floc, a type of biofilm.), with protein sequence MNKTVFTTLAVLSSINLSTYAATIVVDNADFSSLVDAGTATSWAEVEAGGGSIYYDPSEASAPDFRAYIMSSGSSSDPDFKAIIQNLSTFNGGLNASTYTNYTISFDAGFRDDLGQTGTVNMRVALVDLGADGIYQSSDSILDSATFTRSGDGTPMDMSAEVANLTIASASTNDIGLVFLNENTGTTFQQTATIDNISVVAVPEPTSSAMFGLAGLALILRRRR encoded by the coding sequence ATGAATAAAACTGTTTTTACAACACTCGCTGTACTCTCAAGTATCAACCTCAGTACCTATGCTGCCACGATAGTCGTCGATAACGCCGATTTTTCCTCACTCGTAGACGCAGGAACCGCGACATCCTGGGCAGAGGTCGAAGCAGGAGGCGGTTCCATCTACTATGATCCTTCGGAAGCAAGCGCTCCGGACTTCCGTGCCTACATCATGTCTTCCGGCTCATCATCAGATCCGGATTTTAAGGCGATCATTCAGAACCTCAGCACCTTCAATGGCGGTCTCAATGCCAGCACTTACACCAACTACACAATCAGTTTTGATGCAGGTTTCCGCGATGACCTAGGTCAGACAGGTACAGTCAACATGCGTGTAGCCTTGGTCGACCTGGGCGCCGATGGCATCTACCAATCCTCTGATTCTATCCTAGACAGTGCCACCTTCACTCGCTCCGGCGACGGAACTCCAATGGACATGTCTGCTGAAGTGGCCAACCTGACCATCGCGAGTGCCTCCACTAATGACATTGGTCTGGTCTTCCTCAACGAAAACACAGGCACCACTTTCCAGCAAACAGCCACAATCGATAACATCTCTGTAGTGGCTGTACCGGAGCCTACTTCATCCGCCATGTTCGGACTCGCTGGCCTGGCACTCATTCTGCGCCGCCGCCGATAA
- a CDS encoding PepSY-like domain-containing protein: protein MKKLLLLAIASLGVCSALHADDDKNEKEIAVKDLPKAVVDAIKAKYPKAEIEEAEEITTKEGKIYEVELEIEEEGKEVELEIEVSAAGKILKIEKEHEDDDDDEDDEEEGDDD from the coding sequence ATGAAAAAACTACTGTTATTAGCCATCGCCAGTCTTGGAGTGTGCAGTGCGCTGCATGCCGATGACGACAAGAACGAGAAGGAGATCGCCGTTAAAGATCTGCCCAAGGCCGTAGTGGATGCGATCAAGGCCAAGTATCCGAAAGCGGAGATTGAAGAAGCGGAAGAGATCACAACTAAAGAGGGTAAGATCTATGAAGTGGAACTCGAAATCGAGGAAGAGGGAAAAGAGGTGGAGCTGGAGATTGAAGTTTCAGCAGCAGGAAAGATCCTGAAAATCGAGAAAGAGCATGAAGATGACGACGATGATGAGGACGATGAGGAAGAAGGAGATGATGATTAA
- the aqpZ gene encoding aquaporin Z, protein MQKKLLAEVFGTFWLVLGGCGSAVIASAFPDVGIGLLGVALAFGLTVLTMAFAIGHISGCHLNPAVSLGLCVGGRMPSKDLIPYILAQVVGGIAGAGVLYVIASGTAGFDVSAGFASNGYGDLSPGKYSMTAVLVTEVVLTAGFIYVIMGATDERAPAGLAPIAIGLCLTLIHLISIPVSNTSVNPARSLAVAVFAGGGYLAQVWLFWVAPLVGGALGAVLYKVVGDDNC, encoded by the coding sequence TTGCAGAAAAAATTGTTGGCCGAAGTTTTCGGAACCTTTTGGTTGGTGCTTGGCGGTTGTGGAAGTGCAGTGATCGCTTCGGCCTTTCCGGATGTTGGGATAGGTCTACTTGGAGTGGCTCTGGCCTTTGGTCTGACCGTGCTGACGATGGCCTTTGCGATCGGGCATATATCCGGTTGTCATTTGAACCCGGCGGTATCGTTGGGACTGTGTGTGGGTGGGCGGATGCCCTCGAAAGACTTGATCCCTTATATCCTGGCGCAGGTGGTTGGGGGTATCGCGGGGGCCGGGGTTTTGTATGTGATTGCCTCAGGGACTGCCGGGTTTGATGTGAGTGCTGGATTTGCTTCGAATGGCTACGGGGATTTGTCACCCGGGAAATATAGCATGACCGCTGTGCTGGTGACCGAGGTGGTGCTGACCGCTGGCTTCATCTATGTGATCATGGGGGCTACGGATGAGAGAGCACCGGCTGGACTGGCTCCCATCGCGATTGGCTTGTGCCTTACCTTGATTCATTTGATCAGTATCCCCGTCTCCAATACATCGGTAAATCCTGCCCGTAGTCTGGCGGTAGCGGTGTTTGCAGGTGGAGGATACTTGGCTCAGGTCTGGCTGTTTTGGGTAGCTCCACTTGTAGGTGGTGCGCTTGGCGCGGTTCTCTATAAAGTGGTAGGCGATGACAATTGCTGA
- a CDS encoding ATP-binding protein, which produces MKIRSISKHLLVTQALLLTLLVFMFAGGLYSYVRGVLYNKLERQLAEDAQALSLLIEIERWTDKNGVQHREIDIETDDFQLPAYEQDDQGNGYIFLNAKGEVVTQSPYADSRFIDLAEKRRALQGEVRILKIQFLPRKAGVDEPKWSLVVYRSTQEIQEILSSIMLGSILCGSVLVVLAVAACWWSVRSGVSPVNDLAHEVSEVDVTDLSYRVELAQLPEELRPVGEKLNDLLERIETAFARERRFSASAAHELRTPLAELKAILQVGDSMAEGNLKQMFQDGDEVVQKMESLLVTLLTLMGGRSEELSLKEKSIHLVEFLQKRIEENAEGYPDTQIALELDGANAQILADEGLLSRVMDNLINNALSYADEGTAVRVWSQLDNDGASIVVSNQCSLLEEGDREFLTEPFWRKDAARSGGEHLGLGLNLVKKYCEVMGWQLTIGGKLPEVEITVSGIQLQ; this is translated from the coding sequence ATGAAGATAAGGTCCATCAGTAAGCACTTGCTCGTGACTCAGGCTCTCTTGTTGACTCTCTTGGTCTTCATGTTTGCTGGTGGCCTGTATTCCTATGTGCGTGGGGTACTTTACAACAAGCTGGAGAGGCAGCTAGCCGAGGATGCACAGGCTCTCTCGCTCTTGATCGAGATAGAACGATGGACAGATAAGAATGGCGTCCAGCATAGGGAGATCGATATCGAGACGGATGATTTCCAGCTGCCAGCCTACGAGCAGGATGACCAAGGCAATGGCTATATTTTCCTCAATGCCAAGGGTGAAGTCGTCACCCAATCGCCTTATGCTGACAGCAGATTCATTGATTTGGCGGAAAAACGCCGGGCACTGCAAGGGGAGGTTCGAATCCTGAAGATCCAGTTTTTACCACGTAAAGCTGGTGTAGATGAGCCGAAGTGGTCCCTTGTCGTCTACCGGAGCACGCAGGAGATTCAGGAGATCCTAAGTTCTATCATGCTGGGTAGTATCCTGTGTGGAAGTGTGCTGGTCGTGCTTGCCGTGGCGGCCTGTTGGTGGAGTGTGCGGAGCGGGGTTTCTCCCGTGAATGATCTGGCTCATGAGGTCAGTGAGGTGGATGTGACCGACCTAAGCTATCGGGTAGAGCTTGCTCAGCTTCCGGAAGAACTTAGGCCAGTGGGAGAAAAGTTAAATGACTTGTTAGAAAGGATCGAAACTGCGTTTGCCCGTGAACGGCGGTTTTCTGCCAGTGCCGCGCATGAGTTGAGAACTCCTCTGGCTGAGCTCAAGGCTATCCTCCAAGTCGGGGACAGTATGGCCGAAGGCAACCTGAAGCAGATGTTCCAGGATGGAGATGAAGTCGTTCAGAAAATGGAAAGCCTGCTAGTGACCTTGCTCACACTGATGGGAGGAAGGTCTGAAGAGCTGAGTCTGAAGGAAAAGTCAATCCATCTGGTAGAATTCCTGCAGAAGCGCATAGAGGAAAATGCGGAGGGTTATCCTGACACGCAAATAGCATTGGAACTGGATGGAGCGAATGCACAAATTCTCGCTGATGAGGGGCTTCTCTCCCGTGTGATGGATAACTTGATCAATAATGCCTTGAGCTATGCAGACGAAGGGACGGCTGTACGGGTATGGTCTCAGCTAGATAATGATGGAGCCTCTATCGTGGTGAGCAACCAATGTTCACTGTTAGAAGAAGGTGATAGAGAGTTTCTTACAGAACCGTTCTGGCGAAAAGATGCAGCGAGGTCAGGTGGTGAGCACCTAGGCTTGGGCTTGAACCTCGTGAAGAAGTACTGCGAGGTAATGGGGTGGCAGCTCACCATTGGAGGCAAGCTGCCAGAAGTAGAGATCACCGTGAGCGGGATTCAGCTTCAGTGA
- a CDS encoding response regulator transcription factor — protein MRILLVEDSKHLRNYLSMALKNQGYAVDCAADGEDGLWYIESHRYDVILLDIMMPKIDGLEVLRRIRKADDDTHVLLLTAKDAVSDKVAGLRAGADDYLIKPFDLEELMARVEALARRACGKKSPVIRIGELEMDLTAKKVSVHGQELHLTGREYLVLEYLLRRRGEVVTRSEIEENVYDENADLMSNVVNSTISLLRKKLQEGGAGQMIQTRRGLGYCIE, from the coding sequence ATGAGAATACTGCTGGTAGAGGACTCAAAGCATTTGAGGAATTACTTGTCTATGGCGCTGAAGAATCAGGGCTACGCAGTGGATTGTGCGGCTGATGGTGAAGACGGTTTATGGTACATTGAGTCACATCGCTATGATGTGATCCTGCTTGATATCATGATGCCCAAAATAGATGGGCTTGAGGTGCTCAGAAGGATTCGGAAGGCGGACGATGATACTCATGTTCTTCTTCTGACGGCCAAGGATGCAGTGTCAGACAAAGTGGCAGGCTTACGTGCTGGAGCGGATGACTACTTGATCAAGCCTTTCGACCTGGAGGAACTCATGGCCAGGGTGGAGGCTCTGGCCAGAAGAGCCTGTGGAAAGAAATCTCCAGTCATTCGGATTGGTGAACTGGAGATGGATTTGACGGCCAAAAAAGTGTCAGTACATGGGCAAGAGCTTCACTTGACCGGCAGGGAGTATCTCGTGCTGGAATATTTGCTGCGCCGCCGGGGTGAGGTGGTGACACGAAGCGAAATCGAGGAGAATGTTTATGATGAGAATGCTGACCTGATGAGTAATGTCGTGAATTCGACCATCAGCTTGTTGCGTAAAAAGTTGCAAGAAGGCGGCGCGGGACAGATGATTCAGACCCGCAGGGGATTAGGATACTGCATTGAATGA